The proteins below come from a single Gossypium raimondii isolate GPD5lz chromosome 2, ASM2569854v1, whole genome shotgun sequence genomic window:
- the LOC105789903 gene encoding LIM domain-containing protein PLIM2c has translation MASNGTTEKKAGKYASFFSGTQDKCGVCKKTAYPLEKVTMEGEIYHKNCFRCSHGGCVLTTSSFAALDGILYCKIHFAQLFKEKGSYAHVTKATAMKKTSSEAKTEDDPTPGAEAEAEAE, from the exons ATGGCATCCAATGGGACAACAGAGAAAAAGGCTGGCAAATATGCATCCTTCTTCTCCGGCACACAAGACAAATGTGGAGTTTGCAAGAAAACTGCATACCCATTAGAGAAG GTGACAATGGAAGGAGAAATCTACCATAAAAACTGCTTTAGGTGTTCACATGGTGGTTGTGTGCTTACAACATCTTCATTTGCTGCATTAGATGGTATCCTCTATTGTAAGATCCACTTTGCTCAATTGTTCAAAGAGAAAGGTAGCTATGCACATGTTACCAAGGCAACTGCCATGAAGAAAACCTCATCAGAAGCCAAGACAGAAGATGATCCAACACCAGGGGCTGAAGCTGAAGCTGAAGCTGAATAA